The window GACTTCCACCTCGCCTACTCCCCCAGCCGGGTCGACCCCGGCAACCGCGACCACACCCCCGGCAACATTCCCAAGGTCATCGGCGGGCTCACCCCCGCCTGCACCGAGTCGGCGGCCGCCTTCTACGGCCGGCTCACCGACAAGGTCGTACGCGCCCGCGGGCTGCGCGAGGCGGAGACCGTGCAGCTGCTGGAGACGAACTTCCGGCACGTGAACATCGCCCTCGTCAACGAGATGGCCGTGCTCTGCCACGATCTGGGCGTCGACCTGTGGGACGTCGTCCGCTGCGCGGAGACCAAGCCCTTCGGCTTCCAGGCGTTCCGGCCGGGACCGGGCGTCGGCGGCCACGGCGCCCCGCAGGACCTCACCGGGCACGCCGGCCGCACGCTGCGCATGGTGGAGCTGGCCCAGCAGGTCAACCACCGCATGCCCCGCTACGTCGTCCAGCGCGCCGCCACCCTCCTCAACGAGCACGGCAAGTCCGCCCGCGGTGCCCGCGTCCTGCTGCTCGGCGTCACCTACAAGGCCGACCTCGCCGATCTGCAGGGCACGCCCGCGCGGGAGATCGCGATCCGGCTGATGGAGCTGGGCGCCTCCGTCAGCTACCACGACCCCCACGTGCCCGCGTGGAACGTCCTGGACCGCCCGGTCCCGCGCGCGGACTCCCTGTACGAGGCGGCCGCCGACGCCGACCTGACGATCCTGCTCCAGCCGCACCGCACCTACGACCTCCAGGGCCTGTCGGTGAAGGCCCAGCTGCTGCTGGACACGCGGGGGGCCACGCCCGCGGGAGCGGCGCACCGGCTCTAGGCGGGCACTGGCCGAAAACGATCGCGCACGGAAAGCGGTCACGAACGGAAAACAGCCGGGGGCGTTGTCGCCCCCGGCTGTTAGTCTCCCTCGGACTCGCCGCATTCGCGTGCGCATGTCATTCTTTTCCGCCATCCAGTTGTGCACAACACGGGGGGATTCCTGTCATGAGCCAGTCAGCTCCGCAGCCGCCGCAGTCGGGGCCGGTCGACGGCAACCCGTTCGCGAAGGAGGCGCCGGCGCCCGCCCCGGGAGCGCCGTACCCGCCGCAGCCGGGCGCCTTCGCGCCGCCGGCGCCGGCCGCGCCCAGCCGCAACAACATCGCCCTCGGCCTGGTCGCGGCCGTCGTCGCCGCCGTGGCCACGGCCGCCCTGTACGGCCTCATCATCGGCGGCACCAAGCACGAGATCGGCTGGGCGGCCGTCGGTGTCGGCTTCGTCATCGGTCTCGCGGCCGGCAAGGCCGGTGGCAACAACCCGGTCCTCCCCGTCGTCAGCGCGATCCTCGCGCTGGGCGCGGTCTACATCGGCCAGCTGGTCGGCGAGGCGATGATCGGCGCGGACCAGCTGCACGTGAGCTTCAGCGAGCTGTTCTTCCAGCACTTCGACGTGGTCCAGAAGGTCTGGAAGGAGGACGCCGATCCGCTCACCTTCGTGTTCTTCGCGATCGCCGCGTTCGCCGCGTTCTCCGGCAGCAAGAAGGCCGCCCAGTAGGCGAGCCGCCCGTTCGGGAAAGGGCCCGGCCACCGCATCGGTGGCCGGGCCCTTCGCGTCGTACGGATCAGCGCCGGTGCTGGCTGTCCGCCACCGTCACCTCGACCCGCTGGAACTCCTTCAGCTCGCTGTAGCCGGTCGTGGCCATGGCGCGGCGCAGGGCACCGAAGAAGTTCATGGAGCCGTCCGGGGTGTGGGACGGGCCGGTGAGGATCTCCTCCAGGCTGCCGACCGTGCCGAGGTCGACCTTCTGACCGCGCGGCAGCTCCTCGTTGACCGCCTCCATGCCCCAGTGGTGGCCCTTGCCGGGCACGTCCGTGGCGCGGGCCAGCGGGGAGCCCATCATCACCGAGTCGGCACCGCAGGCGATCGCCTTGGGCAGGTCGCCGGACCAGCCGACCCCGCCGTCCGCGATCACGTGCACGTACCGGCCGCCGGACTCGTCCATGTAGTCGCGGCGGGCCGCGGCCACGTCGGCGACGGCGGTGGCCATCGGGACCTGGATGCCGAGGACGTTGCGCGTGGTGTGCGCCGCGCCGCCGCCGAAGCCGACCAGGACGCCGGCCGCGCCGGTCCGCATGAGGTGCAGGGCGGCGGTGTACGTGGCGCAGCCGCCGACGATCACCGGGACGTCCAGCTCGTAGATGAACTGCTTGAGGTTCAGCGGCTCGTGCGAGGACGAGACGTGCTCCGCGGAGACCGTCGTACCGCGGATGACGAAGATGTCCACACCCGCGTCCACGACCGCCTTGGAGAACTGGGCGGTGCGCTGCGGGGAGAGCGCGGCCGCGGTGACCACACCGGAGTCGCGCACCTCCTTGATGCGGGCGCCGATCAGCTCCTCCTTGATGGGAGCCGCGTAGATCTCCTGGAGTCGGCGGGTCGCCTGCTCGGCGGGCAGCCCGGCGATCTCGTCGAGCAGCGGCTGCGGGTCCTCGTACCGCGTCCACAGGCCCTCGAGGTTGAGCACGCCGAGGCCGCCCATCTCGCCGATGCGGATCGCGGTGGCCGGGGAGACCACGGAGTCCATGGGGGCGGCCAGGAACGGCAGCTCGAAGCGGTAGGCGTCGATCTGCCAGGCGATCGAGACCTCCTTCGGGTCCCGCGTACGGCGGCTGGGGACGACGGCGATGTCGTCGAAGGCGTACGCCCGGCGGCCGCGCTTGCCGCGCCCGATCTCGATCTCAGTCACGTTGGTGGCCTTTCCCTATGCGTTGCAGCGCCTTCCAGTATCGCCGACGGGCACGGCAGGGGCGGCCCCGGATGCTCCGGAGCCGCCCCTGCGTGGCCTCATGCGCGCGCGTACGTCACTTCTTGCTGCTGTAGTTCGGCGCCTCGACCGTCATCTGGATGTCGTGCGGGTGGCTCTCCTTCAGGCCCGCGGACGTGATCCGCACGAAGCGGCCGTTGGCCTGAAGGTCCGGAACGGTGCGGCCGCCGACGTAGAACATCGACTGGCGCAGACCGCCGACCAGCTGGTGGACGACGGAGGCCAGCGGGCCGCGGTAGGGCACCTGGCCCTCGATGCCCTCGGGGATCAGCTGCTCGTCGGAGGCGACGCCCTCCTGGAAGTAGCGGTCCTTGGAGAACGACCGGCGGTCGCCGCGGGTCTGCATGGCGGCGAGCGAGCCCATGCCGCGGTACGACTTGAACTGCTTGCCGTTGATGAAGAGCAGCTCGCCCGGGGACTCCTCGCAGCCGGCGAGCAGCGAGCCGAGCATGACCGTGTCGGCGCCCGCGACCAGGGCCTTGGCGATGTCGCCGGAGTACTGCAGACCACCGTCGCCGATCACCGGGACACCCGCGTCCTTGGCGGCGAGCGCGGCCTCGTAGATCGCGGTGACCTGCGGGACGCCGACGCCGGCGACCACGCGGGTGGTGCAGATGGAGCCGGGGCCGACACCGACCTTGATGCCGTCGGCGCCCGCGTCGACCAGGGACTTGGCGCCGTCGCGGGTGGCGACGTTGCCGCCGATGACGTCGACGCCGGAGGAGTTCGACTTGATCTTGGCGATCATGTCGCCGACCAGGCGGGAGTGGCCGTGGGCGGTGTCCACGACGATGAAGTCGACGCCGTTCTCGATCAGCGCCTGGGCGCGCTCGAAGGCGTCACCGGCCACACCGACGGCGGCACCGACCAGGAGGCGGCCGTCCGCGTCCTTGGCGGCGCTCGGGTACTTCTCCGCCTTGACGAAGTCCTTGACGGTGATCAGGCCCTTGAGGACACCGGCGTCGTCGACCAGCGGCAGCTTCTCGATCTTGTGCTTGCGCAGCAGTTCCATGGCCTCGGGGCCGGAGATGCCGACCTTGCCGGTGACCAGCGGCATCGGGGTCATGACCTCGTGCACCCGGCGGCTGCGGTCGCTCTCGAAGGCCATGTCGCGGTTGGTGACGATGCCGAGGAGCTTCTTGTCGCCGTCGGTCACCGGGACGCCGCTGATGCGGAACTTGGCGCACAGCGCGTCGGCCTCGGCGAGCGTGGCCTCCGGGTGAATGGTGATCGGGTCGGCGACCATGCCGGACTCGGAGCGCTTCACCAGGTCGACCTGGTTGGCCTGGTCCTCGATGGAGAGGTTGCGGTGCAGGACGCCGACACCGCCCTGGCGGGCCATCGCGATCGCCATGCGGGACTCGGTCACCTTGTCCATGGCGGCGGACAGGAGCGGGATGTTGACCCGCACGTTCCTGGAGACGTGCGAGGCGGTGTCGATCTCGTCGGGCGCCATGTCCGACGCGCCCGGCAGCAGCAGCACGTCGTCGTAGGTCAGCCCGAGTGTCGCGAATTTTCCGGGCACTCCGTCGACGTTGGCAGTCATGACACCTTCCCCAAATGGCCTTGATCGGTGCGGATGTCCATGCTAACGGGAAGCATCGACAGCAAATTCCACGGTACGGGGTGACTTCAGGCTTCGTATGTTCGTACGGAAATGACGGCGCGCACGTTCAGCCGCGAGCCGCCGATGCTCCGCCCAAGGGGGTTACTGCTCGGCGAGCGCCCTGAGGCGGCTCAGCGCCCGGTGCTGGGCGACCCGGACGGCGCCGGGTGACATTCCCAACATCTGCCCGGTCTCCTCCGCGGTCAAGCCCACCGCGATGCGCAGCAGCAGCAGCTCGCGCTGGTTCTCCGGGAGGTTGGCCAGCAGCTTCTTGGCCCATTCCGCGTCGCTGCTGAGCAGGGCGCGCTCCTCGGGGCCGAGGGAGTCGTCGGGGCGCTCGGGCATCTCGTCGGACGGCACCGCCGTGGAGCCGGGGTGGCGCATCGCGGCCCGCTGCAGGTCGGCGACCTTGTGGGAGGCGATGGCAAAGACGAACGCCTCGAAGGGGCGGCCGGTGTCGCGGTAGCGCGGCAGGGCGAGCAGCACCGCCACGCAGACCTCCTGGGCGAGGTCCTCGACGAAGTGGCGGGCGTCGCCGGGCAGCCGGGACAGCCGGGTGCGGCAGTAGCGCAGCGCCAGCGGGTGCACGTGCGCGAGCAGATCGTGCGTGGCCTGCTCGTCCCCGTCGACGGCGCGGTGCACGAGCGGGCCGATCGCCCCGCGGGCCGTGCCCGCCTCGTCGTCGCGCATCGGACCATCGTGCCCTGTGGCCGTCCGGTCCGTCGCATTGTGCTCGTGGTTGTGCACCGAAGCGTTATGAGCAGGTGCGCCGGCACTCATCCCCTGCGCCCTCCCCTTCCGCTCGACCGACTCGTCCCCGAGAGACTCCACACCTCAAGGATGCGGCATCCGCGCCGAAACGAGCAGCGCGCGTCCGGCGGGTCGCCTTGCGCACCGCCCCCGGGTGGCTCCGGCGGAGTCCCGCGCGGGGCGCGGGAACGGCCGGCGCGGGCAACGTCCCGCCCTTCGCCGAACGGCCCCGGAACACAGGGTCTTTCCTGGTACGGGGCACGGCGGCGGGCCGCTGCCCGCCTCGGCGTCACGGTGCGGCGGGCGCCGGCGGGCGTGGTTCCGGAGCGGCCGGCCGGCACGCTCCGGGGGTGACGCACACCTCGCCGGGAGCCGGGCCCGGCCGGCCCGGTGCGGGCACGGGCGCGTCCCGCGCCTTCCCCTGGGGCGGTGGGTGCGGCGGCCCGTGAACCGCGGCCGGCAACCCGGTCGCCGGGGCACGCCCGAGCTGCCGGGCGGCCGCGCGTCCGCGCGGGACGCGGCGCACACCGCCCGGGTCCCGTCGTGCCGTCCGGCTGCTGCCGAGAGAGGCGGAGCCGTTCCCGGCGTCGGGAACGGTGCCCGGTGCGATCCGGTCCCGCCTGCCCCGCAGGGCTGCGCATGTCCTACCGGACCAGTCCCCAGCGGAAGCCGAGCGCCACCGCGTGGGCCCGGTCCGAGGCGCCGAGCTTCTTGAACAGGCGCCGGGCGTGGGTCTTGACGGTGTCCTCGGAGAGGAACAGCTCGCGGCCGATCTCCGCGTTGGAGCGGCCGTGGCTCATGCCCTCCAGGACCTGGATCTCCCGCGCGGTCAGCGTCGGCGCGGCACCCATCTCGGCCGAGCGGAGCCGGCGGGGGGCCAGTCGCCAGGTCGGGTCGGCCAGCGCCTGCGTCACCGTCGCGCGCAACTCCGCGCGCGAGGCGTCCTTGTGCAGGTAGCCGCGGGCGCCGGCGGCGACCGCGAGGGCCACACCGTCGAGGTCCTCCGCGACGGTGAGCATGATGATGCGTGCGCCGGGGTCGGCGGAGAGCAGCCGGCGGACGGTCTCCACCCCGCCCAGGCCGGGCATGCGCACGTCCATCAGGATGAGGTCGGAGCGGTCGGCGCCCCAGCGGCGGAGGACTTCCTCGCCGTTGGCCGCCGTCGTCACACGCTCGACACCGGGCACGGTCGCGACCGCGCGGCGGAGCGCCTCTCGGGCAAGCGGGGAGTCGTCGCAGACGAGGACGGAAGTCATGACCGCCCTCCGCAGCTGATGCGCGTCACCTTGAGCCTCCAGGCTGGTACGGAATCGTCACCTGTGCGGTCGACCGTCTCGGACGCCTGCCCGAGCGCTTGTGTTTTCAACCGCCTCCGCACTCTCAACGACGGTCACTCGAAAGAGTTACGGGGCTGCGTGCCGTCTTCGGCACTCTACGTGAGGGCGTCGACACGGTGCAGACATGCCCGACGGACCCTCGACTTTCCATCACAACCCATGCCCCATTCAGCCCTTTTTCTTCCCGTTTCGCAGTGTCCGGGGCTAGATTCGCAATGAGTCATATTTTCATCTCCTTAGACCGGAGATGTACGGTCGTTGGCACCGTATCCGCCCAGAACGGCTACAAGGGGTCACGTAATGGCAGATTTCTCCCGCCTTCCCGGACCGAACGCGGACCTGTGGGACTGGCAGCTGCTCGCTGCCTGCCGCGGGGTGGACAGCTCGCTCTTTTTTCACCCGGAGGGCGAGCGCGGGGCGGCTCGGAGCGCTCGCGAGAACTCGGCCAAGGAGGTCTGCATGAGGTGCCCCGTCCGTGCGGAGTGCGCGGCGCACGCGTTGGCGGTGCGCGAGCCGTACGGAGTGTGGGGCGGCTTGACCGAGGACGAGCGTGAGGAGTTGATGGGGCGGGCACGCAACCGCCTGGTGTCGGCATCGAGCACCAGCGGCGACACCGCCTCGAACCACTGAAGGAACGTTTCACCACCCATAGACCACCGGGTGCGTCCCATCCCCTCCTGGGCACGCGGGAAGGCGTGCCCTCGACTCTGCCGCAGCCCTTCTACGGACGCCCGGCCGCCCGGGCCGCCCGGGCCAGCTGTTCCAGCGTCGCCGCCACGGTCGGCACCTGTGCCAGGTCCGGCAGGGTGAGAGCGACGATCTCCCGTCGTACCGCGGGCTCCAGCCGCACCGCCCGCACCCCCCGGGGCCGCACCGACTCCACCGCGAGCTGCGGCAGTACGGCGACCCCGAGCCCGGCGCCGACCAGGCCGACCACCGCCGGATAGTCGTCGGTGGCGAAGTCGATGCGCGGGGTGAAGCCGGCTCCCTCGCACACCTGCACGAGCTGGCCGCGGCAGCGCGGGCAGCCCGCGATCCAGGGCTCCTCGGCCAGTTCACCGATGGCGACGCTCTCCGCGCGCGCGATCCGGTGCCGCTCGGGCACGAGGGCGACCAGGCGGTCCGTCAGCAGGGGCCGTACGACGAGGTCGTCCCAGTCCTCGGCGGTGGCGGCGCCCTCGTAGCGGAAGGCGAGGGCGAGGTCGCAGTCCCCCTCCCGCAGCAGGTCCACGGACTTGGGGGGCTCGGCCTCCTCCAGGGAGACACGGGTGCCCGGGTGGGCGGCGCGCAGGGCGGCCAGGGCGGTGGGCACCAGGGTGGAGCTGCCGCTGGGAAAGGAGACCAGCCGGACCCGGCCCGCCCTCAGCCCCGCGATCGCGGCGACCTCCTCCTCGGCCGCGGTGAGGCCCGCCAGGATGCCGGAGGCATGCCGGACCAGAGCCTCCCCGGCCTGGGTGAGGCGCATCTCGCGGCCGGTGCGCACGAGCAGCGGCGTGCCGACCGAGGCTTCCAGGGCCTTCATCTGCTGGCTGACGGCGGGCTGGGTGCAGCCCAGTTCGCGCCCCGCCGCCGAGAAGGAACCGGTGGTGGCGACGGCGCGCAGGACACGGAGATGACGGGCCTCGATCACCTTTCGAGCATAAGGGCTACTTGGGGAGGGCGTCACAAATCCGCTCGACGCTTTGAGAAGGCTCACGTACCGTTCCCGGCATGCAGCTTCTCTCTGTCAATCTGGGCCGCCCGCAGCCGGTGCCCTACACGGACCAGCCGGAAGGCGTGACGGGCATCGACAAGAAGCCGGCCGAGGGGCCGGTGCGGGTGGCGGCGCCGGGCCCCAAGGGGATTGGGGCCGGCGGGCTCGCCGGGGACGCCGTGTGCGACCTGCGGCACCACGGCGGGGTCGACCAGGCGGTGTACGCGTTCGCCCGCGAGGACCTCGACGACTGGGAGCGCGAACTCGGCCGATCGTTGGCCAACGGTTGCTTCGGAGAGAACCTGACGACGGCCGGTCTGGACGTCTCCGGCGCGCTGATCGGCGAGCGGTGGCGGATCGGTTCCGAGGTGGTGCTGGAGGTGACCTCCGGGCGGATCCCGTGCCGTACGTTCCAGGGCCATCTGGGCGAACGCGGGTGGGTCAAGAGGTTCACACGGAAGGGCGCAACGGGTGCCTACCTCCGGGTGATCGAGCCGGGCGGGATACAGGCGGGTGATCCGATCGAGATCGTGCACCGGCCCGGGCACGGGGTGACGGCGGCGCTGCAGTTCCGTGCGGTCACCACCGAGCGGGAACTGCTGCCGCGACTGCTCGACGCGGGCGACGCGCTGCACACGGAGTCGCTGGCCGCGGCCCGCAAGTACATCGCCGCACAGGCCCGCTGAGGGCACGTCACCGGCCGCGCCGCCGTCGGTGCGGGTCACTACCCTTGGGCCATGACAACGGCTCTGATTACGGGATCGACCGCGGGGATCGGCGCCGCATTCGCGCGGCGGCTGGCGGCTGACGGGCACGACCTCGTCCTGGTCGCCCGGGACACCAAGCGGCTGCGCGAGCAGGCGACCGAACTGCACGACCGGCACGGCATCGAGGTGGAGGTGCTGAGCGCCGACCTGTCCGAGGACAAGGGCATCGAGACGGTCGCCGACCGGCTCGGCGACCGGAAGAACCCGGTCGACCTGCTGATCAACAACGCCGGCTTCGGCAACAAGGGCCGCTACCTGGACGTGTCCATGGCGGACGAGCTGAAGATGCTCAAGGTGCACTGCGAGGCGGTGCTCCGGCTGACGTCGGCGGCGGCCGCGGCGATGCGGGAGCGCGGGCGGGGCGGGGTCGTCAACGTCGCCTCGGTGGCCGCCTTCGTGCCGCGCGGCACGTACGGCGCGTCCAAGGCGTGGGTCGTGCAGTTCACGCAAGGCGCGGCGAAGGACCTGGCGGGCAGCGGCGTGCGCCTGATGGCGCTGTGCCCGGGCTTCGTGCGCACCGAGTTCCACCAGCGGGCCGGCATGGGCACGGACAACATCCCCGGCTGGATGTGGCTGGACGCCGACAAGCTGGTCGCGGCGGCGCTCGCGGACCTGGCACGCGGCAAGTCGTTGTCCGTCCCGGACCCGCGGTACAAGGCGCTGATGGGGCTGGTGAAGGTCACCCCGCGCGGGCTGCTGGGCGGGATCAGCTCCCGGACGGGACGCAAGTACGGGCCCCAGTAGGACGGGTGGCGCCCGCGTTCCGGTGGGAAAATGGGCCTGACGGATCCGGACCCAGGGGGCCGGGAGGCGGCGCCATGACGTTCGTACAGCTCATCGACTGCAGGACCAGCCGGCTCGACGAGATGAACCGGTTGATCGACCAGTGGGTCGAACAGACCAGGGGGAAGCGCACCGCGACGCACGCGGTGATCGGCACGGACCGCTCGGACGCCTCGCACGTCGTCGAGATCGTGGAGTTCCCGTCGTACGACGAGGCGATGCGAAACTCGAAGCTGCCGGAGACCGACCGGATCTTCCGGGAGATGGCCGCCCTGTGCGACGGGACGCCGACCTTCACCGACCTGGACGTCGTACGCGACGAGCCGCTGGAGGCGGCCGCCGCGCGCCGCTTCTT of the Streptomyces sp. 1222.5 genome contains:
- a CDS encoding WhiB family transcriptional regulator; protein product: MADFSRLPGPNADLWDWQLLAACRGVDSSLFFHPEGERGAARSARENSAKEVCMRCPVRAECAAHALAVREPYGVWGGLTEDEREELMGRARNRLVSASSTSGDTASNH
- a CDS encoding SDR family oxidoreductase — encoded protein: MTTALITGSTAGIGAAFARRLAADGHDLVLVARDTKRLREQATELHDRHGIEVEVLSADLSEDKGIETVADRLGDRKNPVDLLINNAGFGNKGRYLDVSMADELKMLKVHCEAVLRLTSAAAAAMRERGRGGVVNVASVAAFVPRGTYGASKAWVVQFTQGAAKDLAGSGVRLMALCPGFVRTEFHQRAGMGTDNIPGWMWLDADKLVAAALADLARGKSLSVPDPRYKALMGLVKVTPRGLLGGISSRTGRKYGPQ
- a CDS encoding sigma-70 family RNA polymerase sigma factor; amino-acid sequence: MRDDEAGTARGAIGPLVHRAVDGDEQATHDLLAHVHPLALRYCRTRLSRLPGDARHFVEDLAQEVCVAVLLALPRYRDTGRPFEAFVFAIASHKVADLQRAAMRHPGSTAVPSDEMPERPDDSLGPEERALLSSDAEWAKKLLANLPENQRELLLLRIAVGLTAEETGQMLGMSPGAVRVAQHRALSRLRALAEQ
- a CDS encoding MOSC domain-containing protein, encoding MQLLSVNLGRPQPVPYTDQPEGVTGIDKKPAEGPVRVAAPGPKGIGAGGLAGDAVCDLRHHGGVDQAVYAFAREDLDDWERELGRSLANGCFGENLTTAGLDVSGALIGERWRIGSEVVLEVTSGRIPCRTFQGHLGERGWVKRFTRKGATGAYLRVIEPGGIQAGDPIEIVHRPGHGVTAALQFRAVTTERELLPRLLDAGDALHTESLAAARKYIAAQAR
- a CDS encoding GuaB3 family IMP dehydrogenase-related protein, encoding MTEIEIGRGKRGRRAYAFDDIAVVPSRRTRDPKEVSIAWQIDAYRFELPFLAAPMDSVVSPATAIRIGEMGGLGVLNLEGLWTRYEDPQPLLDEIAGLPAEQATRRLQEIYAAPIKEELIGARIKEVRDSGVVTAAALSPQRTAQFSKAVVDAGVDIFVIRGTTVSAEHVSSSHEPLNLKQFIYELDVPVIVGGCATYTAALHLMRTGAAGVLVGFGGGAAHTTRNVLGIQVPMATAVADVAAARRDYMDESGGRYVHVIADGGVGWSGDLPKAIACGADSVMMGSPLARATDVPGKGHHWGMEAVNEELPRGQKVDLGTVGSLEEILTGPSHTPDGSMNFFGALRRAMATTGYSELKEFQRVEVTVADSQHRR
- a CDS encoding LysR family transcriptional regulator — its product is MIEARHLRVLRAVATTGSFSAAGRELGCTQPAVSQQMKALEASVGTPLLVRTGREMRLTQAGEALVRHASGILAGLTAAEEEVAAIAGLRAGRVRLVSFPSGSSTLVPTALAALRAAHPGTRVSLEEAEPPKSVDLLREGDCDLALAFRYEGAATAEDWDDLVVRPLLTDRLVALVPERHRIARAESVAIGELAEEPWIAGCPRCRGQLVQVCEGAGFTPRIDFATDDYPAVVGLVGAGLGVAVLPQLAVESVRPRGVRAVRLEPAVRREIVALTLPDLAQVPTVAATLEQLARAARAAGRP
- a CDS encoding response regulator transcription factor; protein product: MTSVLVCDDSPLAREALRRAVATVPGVERVTTAANGEEVLRRWGADRSDLILMDVRMPGLGGVETVRRLLSADPGARIIMLTVAEDLDGVALAVAAGARGYLHKDASRAELRATVTQALADPTWRLAPRRLRSAEMGAAPTLTAREIQVLEGMSHGRSNAEIGRELFLSEDTVKTHARRLFKKLGASDRAHAVALGFRWGLVR
- a CDS encoding nucleotide sugar dehydrogenase, with product MPADLAVIGLGPYGLPLAQAAVAAGIHTVGYATGPEAGSLSPAELRRMHSAGFRPVTDPAQLGRVRTAVICAPTPRGADGGVDLGQVESAARTLAARLRPHTTVILESPVLPGTTEKFLRPLLEEGSGLRAGRDFHLAYSPSRVDPGNRDHTPGNIPKVIGGLTPACTESAAAFYGRLTDKVVRARGLREAETVQLLETNFRHVNIALVNEMAVLCHDLGVDLWDVVRCAETKPFGFQAFRPGPGVGGHGAPQDLTGHAGRTLRMVELAQQVNHRMPRYVVQRAATLLNEHGKSARGARVLLLGVTYKADLADLQGTPAREIAIRLMELGASVSYHDPHVPAWNVLDRPVPRADSLYEAAADADLTILLQPHRTYDLQGLSVKAQLLLDTRGATPAGAAHRL
- the guaB gene encoding IMP dehydrogenase; this encodes MTANVDGVPGKFATLGLTYDDVLLLPGASDMAPDEIDTASHVSRNVRVNIPLLSAAMDKVTESRMAIAMARQGGVGVLHRNLSIEDQANQVDLVKRSESGMVADPITIHPEATLAEADALCAKFRISGVPVTDGDKKLLGIVTNRDMAFESDRSRRVHEVMTPMPLVTGKVGISGPEAMELLRKHKIEKLPLVDDAGVLKGLITVKDFVKAEKYPSAAKDADGRLLVGAAVGVAGDAFERAQALIENGVDFIVVDTAHGHSRLVGDMIAKIKSNSSGVDVIGGNVATRDGAKSLVDAGADGIKVGVGPGSICTTRVVAGVGVPQVTAIYEAALAAKDAGVPVIGDGGLQYSGDIAKALVAGADTVMLGSLLAGCEESPGELLFINGKQFKSYRGMGSLAAMQTRGDRRSFSKDRYFQEGVASDEQLIPEGIEGQVPYRGPLASVVHQLVGGLRQSMFYVGGRTVPDLQANGRFVRITSAGLKESHPHDIQMTVEAPNYSSKK